CGAGGCCGTGCGGCGCTTTGGCGGCGTGGACATCGTGGTGCCCAACGCGGGCGGCAACGACGACGAGGCGCGCTCGCCCGAGGTGCGCGGGCCGTTCCCCGGCATTGACCTCGAACGCGTCACGCGCTTCGTCGGCGAGGCGCTCGCGGCCAAGCTCATGGTGGTGCAGGCCGCCGTGCCCAGCATGCGCGCGCGCGGCGGCGGCAGCGTGGTCTTCGTCACCTCGGAGGGAGGGCGCAGCCCCACGCCGGGGCAGACGGCGATCGCCGGCTTCTCGGGCGGACTGATCGCGGCCAGCAAGGTGTTGTCCAAGGACCTGGCGCGCGAGCGCATCCGCGTCAACTGCGTCTGCGTGACCGTGGTGCGCGACACGCCCTCGTGGACGGCCGTGTTCGGCGAGGGCAGCACCGTCTCCGACATGCACCGCAAGCAGTACGAAAAGATCGTGGCCCGCTGCCCCCTGGGCGTGGCCAGCCCTGCGGACATCGGCAGGGTCGTGGCCTTTCTGGCGTCCGACGACGCGGCCTACCTCACCGGCGCGGCCCTCAGCCCCACCGGCGGGCTGACGATTCACTGATGCCGGCGCCTTGGCGTCTTTCCTGAACGGAGTCCCCATCCATGTCCAATCGTCCCGTTGACGAGCAGGTTCCTGCCCCCCATGTCACCGTTCGGCGCGAGGGCCGCGTAGGCGTGATCGAGCTCTCGCGGCCCGACAAATCCAATGCGCTGAGCCGGTCCGCCTTCCAGGCGATCCAGGCGGCGATGGACGCTTTCGAACAGCCGGATTCCGAGGTGCGCGCGGTGCTCGTGTGCGCCCAGGGAAAGCACTTCAGCACGGGTGGAGACCTGGAGGAGGCCAAGGCCATGATGCGGGAGCCGGCCGTGCTGGATGCCTTCCTGCAGTTCGTCAACGGCACGCTGCAGCGGCTCGAAGGCAGCCTGCTGCCGGTGGTGGCTGCATGCCAGGGCTTGTCCCTTGCGGGAGGATTGGAGCTTGCGCTGAGCTGCGACGTGGTCTTTGCCGCCAGCGACGCACGTTTCGGCGACCAGCATGTGCAGTATGGCCTCGTGCCAGCCTGGGGCGGCACGCAGCGCCTGCCCAGGCTGCTCGGCATCCACCGCGCCCTGGACCTGATGTATTCGGGCCGCTGGATCGACGCGTCCACCGCCCAGCAATGGGGCATCGTCGGCTACGTGGTCGAACCCGGCACCGTGGCGCAGGAGGCCATGAAGTATTGCCAGCTGCTGGCCTCGCGCAGCGGCCCCGGGTTGGCAGCAATGAAGCGGTTGAGCCGATTCGCCGTGGACATTCCGCTGGACACGGGCCTGCGCGCCGAGCGGCTGGCGGTGGTGCAGGCCATGCGCGGCCCCGACCCGGCCGAGGGCATCGCCGCGTTCGAGGCCAGGCGCACGCCCCTGTTCCAGGACCGCTGAGGTGGCACAACCCGCTTCGCACGGGTTGGCATCGATTCATCAACAAAGAGGAGACATCGGGATGAAGAACCATGCATTCGCGCCGGCGCGGCGCTCGTGGATGCGCACTGCAGGCATCATGGCCGCCATGGCATGGGGCGGCCTGACCCTTGCCCCCGGGGCCAGCGCACAGGCCTGGCCCACCAGGCCCGTGCGGATCGTGATCGCATCCTCCGCTGGTTCCACGGGCGACCTGCTGGCGCGCATGTTGGCGCCGCGGTTGGAGAGCATCTGGAAGCAGCCGGTCATCGTCGAAGCCAAGCCCGGCGCCAGCGGCATCGTGGGTACCGAGTATGTGATCAATGCCCAGGACGGCCACACGCTGCTGCTGGGTACCCAGACGGCGCTGATGTCCAAGTACACGCAGAAGAACCTGCGCTTCGACCCGCTGACCGACCTGCTGCCGATCGCGAAGGTGATCAACTACCAGATGGTCATCGCGACCAACGCGCCCACGGCCAAGCGGGCTGGCACGCTGGCTGAACTGGTCGCCCTGAGCAAATCCACGCAGAACGGCCTGTTCTTCGCGGGCAATGGGCCCACGTCCATCTTCAATCTCTCCATGGCGATCATGAACCAGGGCCTCGGGCTGCGCATGGCTGCCGTGGACTTTCCCAGCGTGAGCGCGATGAACCTGGCGCTGCTGCGCGACGACGCGCAGGTGATGGTGAATACGCCCAGCTCGGTCAAGGGGCAAATCGAGAACGGCACGGTGGTGCCGCTGGCAGCGGTCAGCACGGAGCGCTACACCAACCTGCCGCAGGTGCCCACGCTGAAGGAAGCCACCGGCTACAGCGGCTACGTTCCCCTGCTGTGGGCAGGATTCTTCGCTCCCAAGGGCACGCCTGCCAGCGTCGTCCAGAAGATCGACCAGGACCTGCGTGCCGTGCTCGACGACAAATTTAGAAAACAGATCGAATCCACGTTCACCGGCACCACCGTCAGTTCGTCGCCTCCGGCCTTTGCCAAGGAGATCCAGGCCGAGACCGCCGTGTGGCGCGACATCTTCAAAGCAATGGACTTCAAGCCGGAGTAAACACCATGAACGGACCTCTAGAAGGCCTGCGCATCCTCGACCTCACGTCGAACTTCATGGGCCCGTACGCCTCGCTGCTGCTGGCCGACATGGGCGCGGACGTGTGCAAGATCGAGCCGCCCGAAGGCGACACCACGCGCAACGTCGGCCCTTGCCGGCACAAGGGAATGGGCGCGGTCTTCCTGCACCTGAACCGCAACAAGCGCAGCATCGTGCTGGACCTCAAGCACCCCGATGGCCTGGCCGCGCTGCGGCGCATGCTGCCGCGCGCCGACGTGCTGCTGTTCAGCCTGCGGCCGCAGGCCATGGCCCGGCTGGGGCTGTCGTACGAAGCGGTGCGCGAGATCAATCCGCGCATCGTGTACTGCGGCGCGTTCGGCTTCGGCCAGAACGGCCCGTATGCCGACCGGCCGGCCTACGACAACCTGATCCAGGCCGCCGTGGGCCTGCCCATGACGCAGGCGCGCAAGACCGGCGGCCCGCCGACCTACGTGGGCACGGCCATCGTGGACCGCATGGTGGGCATGGCCACGAGCAACGCCATCCTGGCGGCGCTGCACTGCCGCAGCCAGACCGGCTACGGGCAGGCCGTGGAGGTGCCGATGTTCGAGACCTTCGCGCACTTCGCCATGGGCGACCACCTGTACGGCCACACCTTCGTGCCGCCCATCGGCGACTGGGGCTACGAGCGCATGACCGCGCCTGAGCGCCAGCCCTACCGCACGGCCGACGGCTACGTCAGCGTGGAGGTCTACACCGACCGGCACTGGCAGCGCCTGTTCGCCGCCGTGGGCCGCGCCGACATGGCCGCCGACCCGCGCTACGCCGACGTGCATGCGCGCGCACGGCACATGGGCGAGCTGTACGACTTCCTGCACCGCACCTTCGCCACGCGGCCGTCCGCCGAATGGGTGGCGCTGCTCACGGAGGCAGACATCCCTGCCATCGCGATGAACACGCCCGAGACCCTGCTGGACGACGCGCACATGCGGGCCGTGGGCTTCTTCGGCGAGCAGGAGCACCCGAGCGAGGGCCTGCTGCGCACCATCGGCATCCCGCAGCAGTGGAGCGAGAGCCCGGCCACGCTGCGCCACCCGGCGCCGCGCCTGGGCGAGCACACGCAGGAATTGCTGGGCGAGTACGGATTCGGCCAGGACGAGATCGGCACGCTGCTGTGGTCGCATGGCGCGCGGGCCGCGGCGCCTGCCGAAACAGCCGCCTGATCAGGCGTGCGGCTGCGCGTCGGCGGGGCGGCTCTGCAACTGCTCCAGCAGCGCGCGGGCGGCGGGGCTCAGGTGACGGTCGCGCGGCGTGGCGATCTGCACGATGCGCTTGGCCCAGGAGTCGGACATGGGAACGGCTACCACGCCGTCGATCCGCGCCTGCAGGACATCGCACTCGGGCTGTACCGTCACCCCTAGCCGGGCCTGCGCCAGGCTCATGGCCACGCCCGTGCTGCGTACGCTGTACTTGGGCTTGTATTCGCCGCCCAGCTTGCGCGCCGCCTTGGCGAAGGCCGCGTGCATGGCCGAGATCACGATCAGGTTCTCGGGCATCAACTCCTCGAACGAAACGCTGGCGCGCCCGGCCAGCGCGTGCGCCTCGGGCACCACGGCCACCAGCCGGTCGGTGCGGTAGGGGTGGGTCTGGACGCCGCTCAGGTCCAGACCCGGCATGATGGCGAACACGCCGATGTCGGCATCGCCTTGCAGCACGGCCTGCACGATGGTGGTGTTCTCCAGTTCGCGCAGCACCAGGTCCACCTGCGGGAAGTCGCGCGCGAAGGCGCCAAGTTCGCGCGAGAGGTAGGGCACGAAGATCGAGCGCGCCGAGGCCACGAACACCTCGCCGCGCAGCCCTTCGCTGAAGGCGGTGATTTCCGCGCGCATGTCGTCCATGTCGGCGAACAGCTTGCGGATGTAGCGCGCGATCACCTCGCCCGCCGCCGTGGCCACCACGCCCTTGGGCGTGCGTTCCAGCAGCGGCACGCCCGCGATCTCCTCGAAGTCCTGGATGCGCTTGGTGGCTGTGGATGCGGCGATGTTCTCGCGCAGAGCGGCACGGCCGATCTGCTGCTCCTCGACGGCCGAGAGGAAAAGCCGCAGCGTGAACAGATCGGTCTGGCGGATGAAATGCAGCCGGTTGAAGGTCATGGCGTACAGAGCATACCGCCAGAAGGCGGCTCAGGGCGCCATCTGGTCGAGCACCACGGTCTTGGATTCGAGGAAGGCTTCGAGCCCGCCCTCGCCGCCCTCGCGGCCTATGCCCGACTGCTTGAAGCCGCCGAAGCCGATCGCGAAGTCTTAGCGCGAGGCGTTGTGCCCCACGCTGCCGGAGCGCAGCTGCCGCGCCACCCGCATGGCGTGCTCGGCGTCGTGGGTGAACACGGCGGCGTTCAGGCCGTAGGTGCTGTCGTTGGCCATGTCGATGGCGTGCTGCTCGCTGTCGGCGGCGATCACCGAGAGCACGGGGCCGAAGAACTCGTTGCGCGCGATGAAGGAGCTGTTGTCCACGTTGGCGAACACGGTGGGCTCGAAGAAGAAGCCGCGTTCCAGGTGCTTGGGCCTGCCGCCGCCGACCGCCAGCTTGGCGCCCTCGGCGACGCCCTGGGCCACCATGCGCTCCACGGTGCCGCGCTGGCGCTCGGATGCCAGGGGCCCCATGGTGGTGGCGGGGTCGAACGGGTCGCCGATCACCATGCCGCGCGCGGCGTCCACCAGCGCGTCCACCATCGCGTCGTGCTTGGCGCGGGGCACGATGATGCGGGTCAGGCTGGCGCACACCTGTCCCGTCAGGTAGCTGAAGTAGGCCGTGCCCAGCAGCTTGGCGGCCGCCTCGACGTCGTAGTCGTCCAGCACCAGCAGGGCGGGCGACTTGCCGCCCAGCTCCAGCGTGCAGCGGGCCACGCGCTCGGAGGCCACGGCGCCGATGCGCCGGCCCGCGGCGGTGGAGCCGGTGAAGGTGATCTTGTCCACGCCGGGATTGCGCACCAGCGATTCGGAGACCTCGCGGTCGGCGGTGATCGCGTTGACCACGCCGGGCGGCAGGCCCACCTCGTCGCAGATCTGCGCGAAGAGGTTGCCGGAGCAGGGTGCCTCGGGCGAGGACTTGATGATGACCGTGCAGCCCGCCAGCAGCGCGGGTGCCACCTTGTAGGCGATCAGGCCCGCCGGGCCGTTCCACGGCACGATGGCGACGGACACGCCCACGGGCTCCTGGATTTGGTAGCCCTGGTGGCCGCTGGTGGACTTGACGGGCTTGATGAACGGGTAGGTGTGCGCCATGGCGGAGTACTGGCGGAACGCGCCGCTCAGGTACTGGCCCACGCGCGGCTGGGCGATCTTGTACAGCACGCCGGATTCGGTGGTCCATATGCGCGCGAAATCGTCGTTCAGCGCTTCCAGGCGCTCGGCGATCCTGTCCATGTAGACGGCGCGCTCGGCCGGGGTCATGCGCGGCCAGGGGCCGTGGTCGAAGGCCTGGCGCGCGGCCTGCACGGCGGCGTCGGTGTCGGCCTCGGTGGCCTGGGGCACGCGTGCCACGATTTCTTCGGTGGCGCTGTTGAGCACGGTGAAGGTCGCGTCGCTGGAGGGCTCGACCCACTGGCCGCCGATGTAGAAGCGGTCGGCATGGGGTACGTTCAAGGCTTGGCTGGTCATGGTGCTTGTCTCCTGGTTTGTGTATCTATGCGGCGATCGCGCGCGGCGCCAGCGCGTCCTCGAGGATCATGTCCACGCCCTTCTCGCCGATCATGATGCAGGGCGCGTTGGTGTTGCCGGTGGGGATGACGGGCATGATGGATGCGTCGATCACGCGCAGGCGCTGGAGGCCGCGCACGCGCAGCCGCGCATCGACCACGGCCTCGCCGTCGCTGCCCATCTTGCAGGTGCCCACGGGGTGCCAGCCCGTGCCGCCGAAGCGCTTCAGGTACTCGAACAGCTGCTCGTCGCTCGCGCAGGCCGGGCCGGGCTTGATCTCCTCGACCACGCGCTGGCCCAGCGGCGGCGTGTGGATGATCTGGCGCAGCTGCCGCAGGCCTGCGACGTGGCGGCGCACGTCGCTCTCGTCGCTGAAGTAGTTGGGGTGGAAGAGCGGAGCCGCCAGCGGGTCGCCGCTGGCCAGTTCCATGTGGCCGCGCGATTCGGGCGTGAGCAGCACGACGGAGGCGGACATGCCCGGATAGCCGTCGGCCGCCACTTCGCCCGAGGGCGTGGCCGAGAAGCTCATGGGGTTGAACGAGAGCTGCAGATCGACCCGCGCGCCCGGCTCGCTGCGCGCATAGGCCGTCACCGGTGCCGCGCCCAGGGCCAGGTAGCCGCCGTGCGTGAACACGTAGCGCGCGCCCTCGAGGTACTTGCGCAGGCCGCTCAGGCGGTGGTTGACGGAGCTGCCCGGCGTGCAGCGCCACGCGAGGCTGGCATACCAGGGGTCCTGCAGGTTGCTGCCCACGCCTGGCAGCTCGCGCCGCACGGCGATGCCGTGGCGCTGCAGCCGCGCCGCGCCGCCGATGCCCGAGAGCATCAAGAGCTGCGGCGAGGCGAGCGCGCCCGCGCTCAGGATCACCTCGCGCGCGGCCGCGATCTGGCGGCGCTGGCCGCCTTGCAGCACCTCCACGCCCGTGGCCTCGTCGCCATCGAACAGCACGCGCAGGACGTGCGCGCCGGTCAGGATCGTGAGGTTGGAGCGATGGCGCACGGGCTCGATGAAGGCCTTGTACGTGGTGTGGCGCCGGCCGCCCTTGATGGTGTACTGGCGCACGCCCACGGCGGGGTGGGGCGGGGAGTTCAGGTCCCGCGAGCGCGGGATGCCCGCGTTGACGCAGGATGCGATGAAGTCCTCGGCCGCGGGGTGGATTTCCACCGGGTCGGTCACGCTCAGAGGCCCGTCGCCGCCATGGAAGGCGTTGGCGCCGCGCGCATTGTTCTCCGAGCGCTTGAAGTAGGGCAGCACCTCGTCCCAGCCCCAGCCCGCGTTGCCCAGGCGCGCCCACTGGTCGTAGTCCTCGGGCTGGCCGCGCATGTAGATCATGCCGTTGATGGAGCTGCTGCCGCCCAGGCCCTTGCCCCGGTCCCACTGCACCTGGCGCCCGCCCAGCGTGGGCACGGGCTGGGTCTTGAAGCGCCAGTTGAAGCGCTCGCTGCCGAACAGCTTGGCCATGCCCGCGGGCGTGTTGACCCAGAAGGCATCCATCGCGCCGCCGGCCTCGATCAGCAGCACGCGCACCTGCGGGTCTTCCGAGAGGCGGCTCGCCACTACGCAGCCCGACGAGCCCGCGCCGACGACGATGTGGTCATAGATCTCCATCACATGCCTCCTGCTGGCGAAGGCGTGGCTGGACCGGTGGATTGGCGTATTCCATGGCGTCTCCGTGTTCTTGTCGATGGCTTTCCGGCGCCTGCATGCCGGGTGAGATAGTCTATCGATTGGTCGTTAGGGGCGGCTTCGGATTTTATAAATCGCCGATTCGGGATTCCGCACTTGGATGCGTTGCGCGCTTCGCCGAATATTGGCCTGCATCAAACCAGTCCAGGAGACAAGCACCCATGAACAAGCGCGCCTTCGCCGCCGCCCTGGCCCTGGCGGGCCTGCTGCCCCTTGCCGCCACGGCCCAGTCGTTCAGGCAGCCCATCAAGGTCATCGTGCCCTACGCGGCCGGCGGCGGTACCGACGTGCTTGCGCGCCTGCTGGGGCAGGGCCTGTCCAAGGAACTGGGGCAGCCCGTCATCATCGAGAACAAGGCGGGCGCCAGCGGCCAGATCGGCACCCAGTTCGTGCAGGCGGCCGCGCCCAACGGCGCCACGCTGCTGTTCACCGTGGACCATTCGCTGATCACCGTGCCGCTGACCACGCCCTCGGCCAAGTACGACGCCGAGGCGGACTTCACCGCGCTGGGCCAGGCCGCGCGCTCCGTCTGGACGCTGAGCATTCCCGCCACCGCGCCCTACAAGGACTTTGCCGGCTTTGCCGCCGCCGCCAAGGCCGAGGCGCCGCTGCGCTCCTTCGGCGTGCCCTTCACGGGCGGCGCGCCCACGCTGATCGGCGAGGCCCTGGGCCGCCACTGGAGCGTGGCCATGGAGGCCATTCCCTTCAGCGGTTCCGGCCCCGTGATCCAGAACGTGATGGCGGGCCAGGTGCCCGCCGGCATCACGGGCATGCCCGAGGCCATGGCGGTGCACCGCTCGGGCAAGGCGCGCGTGGTGGCCGTGTCCGGCGCGCAGCGCTCGGCGCTGCTGCCCGACGTGCCCACCTTCAAGGAGCTGGGCATCGACGGGCTGGAGTTCCACACCTTCCTGGGCTTCTTCGGCCCGAAGAATTTGCCGAAGGAGATGGCGCAGGAATTCAACGCCGCGCTGCGCAAGGTGCTGGCCGAACCGGCGGTGCTCGACAAGCTCGGCAGCATGTCCCTGCAGCCCGCCCCGACCACGCTGGCCGAGGCCCGCGCCGAGGTCGCCGCGATGGAGCGGTTCTGGAAGAAGGCGCTCCAGAAATAGCTACTGAAAATATAGCTATATCCGCTTTATGGGTAAGCGATAGATCCATTTTTATTGAAAGAAGGCGATGCGATGATGGACGGACCTGCTGCCGGAGCGCCGGAGCCGGCTCCCACGGGTGAGGTGACGCGCGAGGAACTGCACAGGCGCAGCATCGACCTGCGCGGCTTTCGCCGCAGCGACGGCTTGTTCGAGGTCGAGGCCCGGCTCACCGACCGCAAGACGCACGATTTCGCGCCCCTCAGCGGCGGGCGCCACGTGGCGGCCGGCGACACCATCCACGACCATGGCCTGCGAGTGGTGTTCGGCGCAGACATGGTGATCCGCGAGATCTCCACCGACATGCGCGCCTCCCCCTACCGCGAATGCCTGGGCGGGGGCGACACCCTGCAGGCGATGGTCGGGGTGCGCATCGGCCCCGGCTGGAACGGCGAGCTGCGCAAGCGCCTGCCCGCGGGCAACACCTGCACGCACCTGAAGGAAATGATGATTCCGCTGGCCAGCGCGGCCTTTCAGCTCATCTATTCGGTGCGCACCAGCAACGTCATTGAGGTGAACGCCGAAGGCAGGCCGCGCAAGATCGACAGCTGCTACGCCTACGGCGCGTCGCGCGAGCTCGTGGCGCTGCAGTGGCCGGCGTTCCATCGCCCGGCCGCGGCACAGGACACGAAAGACGACCAAGGAAACGCATGACCGAGCACACGACGGGCGCGCCGCCCAGGCTCGCAGGCGAGCTGGTGGCCGACCCCGCCAGCGTGGAGCTGACGGCGTCCATTGCCGGCCACGTGGCCCGCGTGGCCAACGCGCCGCTCACCGAGGCCGACACCGAGGCCGCGCGCAAGCTGCTGCTGGACAACTTCATCGTCTCGCTCTGGGGCGCGACGCGGCCCTGGACGCGCGAGATCGCGCAGTGGACGCGCCGCTTCGCCGGCACTGGCGCGAGCCCCGTGCTGGGCACGGACTGGCTGGCGGACCCGTCCATCGCCGCGCTGGTGCACGGCACGGCCGCGCACAGCTACGAGCTGGACGACACGCACGACGAGACCCTGAGCCACCCCGGCGCCGCCATCATCCCCGCCGCGCTGGCCGTGGCCGCCGCCACCGACGCACCGCAGGCCGGCCTGCTGCGCGCCCTGGCCGCGGGCTACGAGGCCATGGCGCTGCTGGGCGCCTCGGCGGGCGGCATGGAGACGGTGCACCGGGGCTTTCACCCCACATCGGTGTTCGGCTCGTTCGACGCGGCAACGGCCTGCATCTGCCTGCACGCCCGCCAGCGCGGCGAGGCCGTGACGCGCGACCTGCTGATCGCGGCCTGGGGCCACGCGCTGTCCCAGGCCTGCGGCGCCATGCAGTTCTCCGCCGAGCCGGGCGGCGGCGAGGTCAAGCGCGTGCACGCGGGCTATGGCGCGCGCAACGGCGTGCTGGCGGCCGAGTTCGCGCACCTGCCCGCCGTCACGGCGCCGCGCCGCGTGGCCGAGGGCGCCTACGGACTGGCGGCGCTGTTCGGCGGCCCGCTGCGCCACGTGGCGCCGGCGCAGCGGCTGCAGATCCACAACATCAGCTTCAAGCCCTATGCGTGCTGCCGGCTGTTCCACTCCACGATCGACGCGCTGCGCGAGGTGACCGACGGTTTCACGACGCCGCCGGAGGCCATCGAGCGCATCACCCTGAGCGGCCCCCGGCTCATCGCCGACCAGCACATGCTGCCGCGCCCGCGCGGCAGCATGGCCGCGCAGTACAGCGCGCCGTTCATCGTGGGCGCCACGCTGGCCTACGGCCCGCAGCGCTACGACGCCTACGGCGACGAGCACATGGACGACGCCGCCATCCTCGCCATCGCGGACAAGCTGCGCTTCGAGCCGAGCGAGGAGCTGACACGCACCTACTACCCCCACCGCTTCGCCACGGGCGTGCGCCTGCGCCTGGCCGATGGCAGCGAGCGCTACGCCATGGTGGCGGACAGCATGGGCACGCCGCGCAAGCCGCTCACCACGGAGCAGATCCTGGCCAAGGGCCTGGGCCTGGAGGGCGGGGGGACCGCGCTCGGGGAGCGGCTGCTGCAAGGCATCCGGGACGGCAGCCAGGGGGGGCGGGCGCTCGCGCAGTTGCTGGCGCGGTCCCTGCGCTGAGGTAATCGGCAAGCCGCCCGGCGGCGGCTGTACTACAGGCTGTACTACAAATACCCGTTGAACCTGCCCAGCAAGGCCTCCAGCCGCACGGCGGTTTCCTTGAGCGCGGGGGCGATCCTTTCGCGCTCGGCCTCCAGGTCCAGGTCCACGTCGGCCCTGCCGCAGCTCAGGGACATGGGCACGCCCTCGCTGCCCGCGCGGATGGGCAGCGCCACGCCGTAGGTGCCGCGCTGGTAGCCGCCCAGCACCGCGCAGGTGCCCCGGGCCTCCAGCTCGGCGAACGAGGCTTCGATGGCGCGCTCCAGCGCCTCGCCCTGCGCGCCCGCGCGGCGCTTGTGCTCGTCGATGAGCTGGCGCCTCTGCGCCGGCGGCAGGCCCCACAGGTAGGCCCGGCCGATCGACGTGGCGCCCATGGGCAGCACCGAGCCCACGCCCAGGCGCAGCGTGGCCACCTTGCGGCTCACGCGGTAGCCGACGTAGAGCATGTCGATGCCGTCCTGGATGCCCAGCGCGACCGACACGTCGAGCCGGTCGGCCAGCTCCTGCATCAGCGGCTGCGCGGCCTGCAGCATCTCGTTGGTGGCCAGGTACGCATGGCCGATGCCCAGCGCGCCGGCCGACAGCTCGAACTCGCGCTTGCCCGGCACCAGGCGCAGAAAGCCCACCTGCAGCAGCGTGGAGGTGAGCCGCGAGACGGTGGCCTTGGGCAGGCCCGTGCGGCGCACGAGCTCGGTATTGGTCAGCGGCGTGCGGTCCGAGCGGAACGCGCGCAGGACTTCGAGCCCGCGCTCCACGGTCATCAGCGCGGCGCTGTCGCCGGCCTGTTTCTGCATGCTCATGGCCGCCCCTGCGAGAGCTGGATCTCCTGCGCCATGCGCACCAGGGCCGGCCCCAGCTCGCGCACGCTGCGCGCGCGGCCCATGAGCGAGGCCGGTCCCAGGCAGCTCACGGCCAGCGGCGCCCGGCCCGCGACCTGGATGGGCGCGGCCACCATGGTCATGGGCTGGCCCGATTCGCCCAGCGCCACGCAGAAGCCCCCCGCGCGCACCTGGCCGATGGCCTCTCTGGAGCGGCGGCGCAGCTGGCCCCAGGCGAGCTCCCGTTCGTGCTCGCGGCCGCCGTGCGGCGGGTGGTGCTCGGCGCTTTGCAGCAGGTAGTCCCGCTCGGCCTCGGGCAGGCTGGCCAGCAGCGCCCAGCCCGCGGCGGACGAGGCCAGCCCCAGCCGCGTGCCTATGCCCGGCTGCAGCGCGGCGGGCAGGGCGCTGGTGCGGCAGCTGTCGATCACCACGAGGTCGAGCCGGTCGCGCGAGCTCAGGTGCACGTTCACCTGGTGGCGCTCGGCGAACAGGCGCATGCGCTGGTTGGCGGCGCGGTGGATCTCGGCGTCGGCCGCGGCCCGGTAGCCCAGGGTGAGCGCCGAGGGGCTGAGGCAGAAGCGCCGCGTGTCGGCCGCGTAGCGCAGGTAGCCCAGGGTGACGAGGGTGCGCGTCATGCGCGTGACCGTCGAGGCGGGCAGGCCGGTGCGCTCTACGAGGTCGCCGTTGCCGAGCCAGCGCTCGCCCGGCGCGAAGGCCGACAGCACCGACAGCGCACGCGCGAAAGGCGCCACGACCGGCCGGCCCCCGGCTGCGGCGGCGCAGTCGGGCAGGGGGGAGGGCGGGGGCTGCATGCCGAGGCTCATGGGTGTTGCATGAATCACGTTTATCAAACTAACATTTATTAGAATATCGATTCCGGCGAAAGTCGATAAGGGTTTTCTCTTTGTTGCTCCTGCCCGCACCATGACCACGCGCAAACCGCTCCCCGGCACCCCCAGCCCCATGCACGCCTGGATGGGCGCCCACGGCAACCTGCTGTGCGGCGACAGCTGGGGCGATCCGTCGGCGCCGCCCGTGCTGCTGCTGCACGGCGGCGGGCAGACGCGGCATTCCTGGCGGCGCACGGCGCTCAGCCTGGCGCGGGCGGGCTTTCATGCGGTGTCCTTCGATGCGCGGGGGCACGGCGATTCGGACTGGGTGGGGGACGGCGGCTATGGCGAGGCGGCGATGGCCGAGGACCTCGCCTGCGTGGTGCGCGCCCTGGGCGGCGCGCGGCCGGTGCTGATCGGTGCCTCGATGGGCGGCATCACCAGTCTTGCGGCCGTGGGCGGCGGCGTGGTGGACGCGGCCGCGCTGATCCTGGCCGACGTGGCGCACGTCTCTTCCACGGATGGCGCCGGGCGGGTGCATGCGTTCATGCTGCGGCATGCGCGGGGC
This region of Alicycliphilus denitrificans K601 genomic DNA includes:
- a CDS encoding DUF2889 domain-containing protein produces the protein MMDGPAAGAPEPAPTGEVTREELHRRSIDLRGFRRSDGLFEVEARLTDRKTHDFAPLSGGRHVAAGDTIHDHGLRVVFGADMVIREISTDMRASPYRECLGGGDTLQAMVGVRIGPGWNGELRKRLPAGNTCTHLKEMMIPLASAAFQLIYSVRTSNVIEVNAEGRPRKIDSCYAYGASRELVALQWPAFHRPAAAQDTKDDQGNA
- a CDS encoding tripartite tricarboxylate transporter substrate-binding protein: MNKRAFAAALALAGLLPLAATAQSFRQPIKVIVPYAAGGGTDVLARLLGQGLSKELGQPVIIENKAGASGQIGTQFVQAAAPNGATLLFTVDHSLITVPLTTPSAKYDAEADFTALGQAARSVWTLSIPATAPYKDFAGFAAAAKAEAPLRSFGVPFTGGAPTLIGEALGRHWSVAMEAIPFSGSGPVIQNVMAGQVPAGITGMPEAMAVHRSGKARVVAVSGAQRSALLPDVPTFKELGIDGLEFHTFLGFFGPKNLPKEMAQEFNAALRKVLAEPAVLDKLGSMSLQPAPTTLAEARAEVAAMERFWKKALQK
- a CDS encoding alpha/beta fold hydrolase; amino-acid sequence: MTTRKPLPGTPSPMHAWMGAHGNLLCGDSWGDPSAPPVLLLHGGGQTRHSWRRTALSLARAGFHAVSFDARGHGDSDWVGDGGYGEAAMAEDLACVVRALGGARPVLIGASMGGITSLAAVGGGVVDAAALILADVAHVSSTDGAGRVHAFMLRHARGFASLEEAADAVAEYRGGHRRRGSLAGLGKNLRQGAGGRLYWHWDPRFLEGRSEDWAARAERLTRCVRQVTVPTLLVRGAQSDVVTPEAVREFLALCPHASHVDVADAGHMLTGDDNDVFGQVAIGFIRQKT
- a CDS encoding IclR family transcriptional regulator, with the protein product MSMQKQAGDSAALMTVERGLEVLRAFRSDRTPLTNTELVRRTGLPKATVSRLTSTLLQVGFLRLVPGKREFELSAGALGIGHAYLATNEMLQAAQPLMQELADRLDVSVALGIQDGIDMLYVGYRVSRKVATLRLGVGSVLPMGATSIGRAYLWGLPPAQRRQLIDEHKRRAGAQGEALERAIEASFAELEARGTCAVLGGYQRGTYGVALPIRAGSEGVPMSLSCGRADVDLDLEAERERIAPALKETAVRLEALLGRFNGYL
- a CDS encoding IclR family transcriptional regulator, with amino-acid sequence MQPPPSPLPDCAAAAGGRPVVAPFARALSVLSAFAPGERWLGNGDLVERTGLPASTVTRMTRTLVTLGYLRYAADTRRFCLSPSALTLGYRAAADAEIHRAANQRMRLFAERHQVNVHLSSRDRLDLVVIDSCRTSALPAALQPGIGTRLGLASSAAGWALLASLPEAERDYLLQSAEHHPPHGGREHERELAWGQLRRRSREAIGQVRAGGFCVALGESGQPMTMVAAPIQVAGRAPLAVSCLGPASLMGRARSVRELGPALVRMAQEIQLSQGRP
- a CDS encoding MmgE/PrpD family protein, with amino-acid sequence MTEHTTGAPPRLAGELVADPASVELTASIAGHVARVANAPLTEADTEAARKLLLDNFIVSLWGATRPWTREIAQWTRRFAGTGASPVLGTDWLADPSIAALVHGTAAHSYELDDTHDETLSHPGAAIIPAALAVAAATDAPQAGLLRALAAGYEAMALLGASAGGMETVHRGFHPTSVFGSFDAATACICLHARQRGEAVTRDLLIAAWGHALSQACGAMQFSAEPGGGEVKRVHAGYGARNGVLAAEFAHLPAVTAPRRVAEGAYGLAALFGGPLRHVAPAQRLQIHNISFKPYACCRLFHSTIDALREVTDGFTTPPEAIERITLSGPRLIADQHMLPRPRGSMAAQYSAPFIVGATLAYGPQRYDAYGDEHMDDAAILAIADKLRFEPSEELTRTYYPHRFATGVRLRLADGSERYAMVADSMGTPRKPLTTEQILAKGLGLEGGGTALGERLLQGIRDGSQGGRALAQLLARSLR